In the Puntigrus tetrazona isolate hp1 chromosome 9, ASM1883169v1, whole genome shotgun sequence genome, one interval contains:
- the impg2a gene encoding interphotoreceptor matrix proteoglycan 2 isoform X1: protein MTVEVDPEITNEIEQEAAAFPSRPLVEQRVELAMLLTGEPWSEELLNSTSSEHGKLTQKITEKISAALKKLTEFKSVSVLNIRPQMDPSSGDEAVLVEYVVSLQTSSEEISSETLDFINLQSNMVEGTFSYSEGPTVQYTIIDIHPDITEALHVEISPEEIHPAEESLDVDQKDDILPVEKPSELPGEVMKEVFTVDDLLDSTMSVQDLQDKDLVTQFLPNPTLVVDSEAVGSIIDAKQDSGSTIDDFNPASGSGAEDDWVTVFTSAQKPVGETESEEEVLIDGDTLQIEDYEFSTITTVVEEDQILTEETPELITVKAGEDGNLQVSSEVPKVAEAESTLKPEEDIILPAEEEWMEEDHEEETVLTETRIETEVAVIIKEKPEEVEEKEQEESVDSTTVVQEDDFVLTDVSTIQFSEEVLTEDEILLVSIEPASPVYPTPLSPEKEPPFSLITTLTPAEVELVHTLNSDIMTTSLDVTHYKEEEGSGISGVIQGDDISRIALPTNPGRSLIVFFSLRVTNMIFSEDLFNKSSAEYKALEQQFLELLVPYLQSNLSHFENLEILNFRNGSIVVNSRMKFGKPVPRGVNTVVYLILEDFCNTAYQTMNLAIDKYSLDVESGEQADPCKFQACNEFAECTVNQWSGEAECVCNAGYFSVDGLPCQSICDLQNDFCLNDGKCDVIPGQGAICRCRVGENWWYRGEHCEEYVSEPLVVGIAIASVAGFLLVASGVIFFLARTLRDQYDKDEMEDPVRREDTPPFLDMATKYNPMFESDLTTGYSHYYQRYPEPPVHSSASAEASTEFSSEEIRHIYENSELTKEDIQDRIRILELYTRDRQFADFLKQHQIAMDNQRESSSSSQ, encoded by the exons ATGACAGTGGAAGTGGATCCTGAG ATCACTAATGAGATTGAGCAGGAAGCAGCTGCTTTTCCTTCACGTCCTTTGGTTGAGCAGAGGGTGGAGCTGGCTATGTTACTGACTGGAGAACCGTGGAGTGAAGAACTGCTCAACTCCACCAGCAGTGAGCATGGCAAACTCACTCAAAAGATCACAGAGAAG ATTTCAGCTGCTTTGAAGAAACTAACAGAATTTAAGAGTGTTTCAGTATTGAACATCAG gcCACAAATGGATCCCTCAAG TGGTGATGAGGCAGTATTGGTGGAATATGTTGTGTCCCTCCAGACCAGCAGTGAAGAGATCAGCAGTGAGACACTAGACTTCATTAATCTTCAGTCCAACATGGTAGAAGGCACCTTCAGTTACTCAGAAGGACCCACTGTTCAGTACACCATTATTGACATCCACCCTGACATCACTGAGGCTCTGCATG TGGAAATCTCTCCAGAGGAAATCCATCCTGCAGAAGAATCTCTAGACGTGGATCAGAAG GATGATATTTTACCAGTGGAAAAGCCATCTGAGCTGCCTGGAGAGGTGATGAAGGAGGTCTTTACTGTTGATGACCTTTTGGATTCTACAATGTCAGTACAAG ACCTTCAAGACAAGGATTTGGTGACTCAGTTTCTTCCCAACCCAACTCTCGTTGTGGACAGTGAAGCTGTAGGTTCCATTATTGATGCCAAGCAAGACAGTGGCTCGACAATTGATGATTTTAATCCCGCCTCCGGATCTGGTGCAGAAGACGATTGGGTAACTGTATTTACTAGCGCTCAAAAGCCAGTTGGAGAGACAGAAAGTGAGGAAGAGGTTTTGATTGATGGAGACACATTACAGATTGAAGATTATGAATTCTCCACAATTACAACAGTGGTTGAGGAGGACCAGATCTTGACTGAGGAAACCCCTGAACTGATTACTGTTAAGGCTGGAGAAGATGGAAATCTACAGGTTAGTAGCGAAGTGCCCAAAGTGGCTGAGGCAGAATCTACCCTAAAACCAGAGGAAGACATTATATTACCTGCAGAAGAAGAGTGGATGGAGGAAGACCACGAAGAAGAAACTGTTTTAACAGAAACGCGAATAGAAACTGAAGTTGCTGTGATCATAAAGGAAAAACCAGAGGAGGTTGAAGAAAAGGAACAGGAAGAATCTGTTGACAGTACCACAGTGGTACAGGAGGATGATTTTGTACTAACAGATGTTTCAACAATACAGTTTTCAGAGGAAGTTCTAACAGAGGACGAGATCCTTCTGGTCAGCATTGAACCAGCAAGCCCAGTCTACCCAACACCTCTTTCACCTGAGAAAGAACCACCCTTCTCCCTAATCACCACTCTTACCCCAGCCGAGGTGGAGTTGGTGCATACCTTGAATTCAGACATCATGACTACATCTCTAGATGTCACTCATTACAAAGAGGAAGAGGGTAGTGGCATCTCTGGTGTCATCCAGGGTGATGACATTTCCAGAATAGCCTTGCCAACTAACCCTGGGCGGTCTTTGATAGTGTTTTTCAGTCTTCGTGTAACCAACATGATATTCTCAGAGGATTTGTTCAATAAGAGCTCTGCAGAGTACAAAGCCTTGGAACAACAGTTCCTTGAACTG CTGGTGCCATATCTGCAGTCAAACCTCAGTCACTTTGAGAACCTGGAGATCTTGAACTTCAGGAATGGAAGTATTGTGGTGAACAGTCGAATGAAGTTTGGGAAGCCTGTTCCTCGTGGTGTCAATACTGTTGTTTACCTCATTCTAGAGGATTTCTGCAACACTGCTTACCAGACCATGAACCTTGCAATTGACAAATATTCATTGGATGTTGAATCAG gGGAACAGGCAGATCCGTGCAAGTTTCAAGCATGTAATGAGTTTGCTGAATGTACAGTGAACCAATGGTCAGGTGaagctgaatgtgtgtgtaatgcTGGTTACTTCAGCGTGGACGGACTACCCTGCCAAAGCATCTGTGACCTTCAAAATGACTTCTGCTTGAATGATGGGAAATGTGATGTCATTCCAGGGCAAGGAGCCATCTGCag ATGTCGTGTTGGGGAAAACTGGTGGTACAGAGGAGAACATTGTGAAGAATATGTTTCCGAACCACTCGTAGTTGGCATCGCCATAGCATCTGTTGCTGGGTTCCTTCTGGTGGCATCAGGCGTAATCTTCTTCCTAGCAAGAACTCTGAGAGACCAATATGACAAGGATGAAATGGAGGACCCAGTACG GAGGGAGGACACTCCACCATTTCTAGACATGGCCACTAAGTATAACCCCATGTTCGAGAGTGATTTAACTACAGGCTACAGCCATTACTACCAGAGGTATCCCGAGCCCCCAGTCCACAGTAGCGCCAGTGCCGAGGCATCCACAGAGTTCAGCAGCGAAGAGATACGccatatatatgaaaatagtGAGCTCACTAAGGAG GATATTCAAGATCGCATCCGGATCCTTGAACTCTACACAAGAGATCGTCAGTTTGCAGATTTTTTGAAGCAGCATcaaat aGCAATGGATAATCAAAGAGAAAGTTCCTCCAGCAGTCAATAG
- the impg2a gene encoding interphotoreceptor matrix proteoglycan 2 isoform X2, translating to MWALIWTCILCWLGCIFAIGQLDISAGEFDHIPVFGHPDKLSQRLFQRFVENPGDQGLLPRHKRNVFLSSGVRLCSQETVQQAISNHLKYYQLRACQEIVWEAFKIFLDRLPNQEEYKSWMSQCQTEKLSILEMGSVFSQSEEHLALIHRRLVQSGLKRSEESSQEQDHVSPGDELPAVTTVVSDEVVAESVKEVTAETPFAGMTVEVDPEITNEIEQEAAAFPSRPLVEQRVELAMLLTGEPWSEELLNSTSSEHGKLTQKITEKISAALKKLTEFKSVSVLNIRPQMDPSSGDEAVLVEYVVSLQTSSEEISSETLDFINLQSNMVEGTFSYSEGPTVQYTIIDIHPDITEALHVEISPEEIHPAEESLDVDQKDDILPVEKPSELPGEVMKEVFTVDDLLDSTMSVQDLQDKDLVTQFLPNPTLVVDSEAVGSIIDAKQDSGSTIDDFNPASGSGAEDDWVTVFTSAQKPVGETESEEEVLIDGDTLQIEDYEFSTITTVVEEDQILTEETPELITVKAGEDGNLQVSSEVPKVAEAESTLKPEEDIILPAEEEWMEEDHEEETVLTETRIETEVAVIIKEKPEEVEEKEQEESVDSTTVVQEDDFVLTDVSTIQFSEEVLTEDEILLVSIEPASPVYPTPLSPEKEPPFSLITTLTPAEVELVHTLNSDIMTTSLDVTHYKEEEGSGISGVIQGDDISRIALPTNPGRSLIVFFSLRVTNMIFSEDLFNKSSAEYKALEQQFLELLVPYLQSNLSHFENLEILNFRNGSIVVNSRMKFGKPVPRGVNTVVYLILEDFCNTAYQTMNLAIDKYSLDVESGEQADPCKFQACNEFAECTVNQWSGEAECVCNAGYFSVDGLPCQSICDLQNDFCLNDGKCDVIPGQGAICRCRVGENWWYRGEHCEEYVSEPLVVGIAIASVAGFLLVASGVIFFLARTLRDQYDKDEMEDPVRREDTPPFLDMATKYNPMFESDLTTGYSHYYQRYPEPPVHSSASAEASTEFSSEEIRHIYENSELTKEDIQDRIRILELYTRDRQFADFLKQHQIAMDNQRESSSSSQ from the exons ATGTGGGCGCTCATATGGACATGTATCTTGTGCTGGTTAGGCTGTATTTTTGCAATAGGCCAGCTGGATATATCTGcag gggagTTTGACCATATTCCAGTGTTTGGACATCCAGATAAGCTCTCACAAAGATTGTTTCAAAGGTTTGTGGAAAATCCTGGAGACCAGGGACTCTTGCCAAGACATAAGCGTAATGTTTTTCTGTCCAGTGGAGTACGCCTCTGCAGTCAAGAAACAGTGCAGCAAGCCATCAGTAACCACCTCAAATACTACCAGCTCAGAG CATGTCAGGAAATCGTATGGGAGGCTTTCAAAATCTTCTTGGATCGCCTCCCAAATCAGGAAGAATACAAGAGCTGGATGAGCCAGTGCCAGACAGAAAAACTCTCTATACTAGAGATGGGCTCTGTCTTCAGTCAGTCAGAAGAACACTTAGCACTTATCCACAGA AGACTTGTACAGAGTGGCTTGAAAAG atctGAGGAGTCCTCCCAAGAGCAAGACCATGTGTCACCAG GTGATGAGCTTCCAGCAGTGACCACGGTAGTTTCAGATGAGGTTGTCGCAGAGAGCGTGAAGGAAGTAACTGCAGAAACACCGTTTGCTGGTATGACAGTGGAAGTGGATCCTGAG ATCACTAATGAGATTGAGCAGGAAGCAGCTGCTTTTCCTTCACGTCCTTTGGTTGAGCAGAGGGTGGAGCTGGCTATGTTACTGACTGGAGAACCGTGGAGTGAAGAACTGCTCAACTCCACCAGCAGTGAGCATGGCAAACTCACTCAAAAGATCACAGAGAAG ATTTCAGCTGCTTTGAAGAAACTAACAGAATTTAAGAGTGTTTCAGTATTGAACATCAG gcCACAAATGGATCCCTCAAG TGGTGATGAGGCAGTATTGGTGGAATATGTTGTGTCCCTCCAGACCAGCAGTGAAGAGATCAGCAGTGAGACACTAGACTTCATTAATCTTCAGTCCAACATGGTAGAAGGCACCTTCAGTTACTCAGAAGGACCCACTGTTCAGTACACCATTATTGACATCCACCCTGACATCACTGAGGCTCTGCATG TGGAAATCTCTCCAGAGGAAATCCATCCTGCAGAAGAATCTCTAGACGTGGATCAGAAG GATGATATTTTACCAGTGGAAAAGCCATCTGAGCTGCCTGGAGAGGTGATGAAGGAGGTCTTTACTGTTGATGACCTTTTGGATTCTACAATGTCAGTACAAG ACCTTCAAGACAAGGATTTGGTGACTCAGTTTCTTCCCAACCCAACTCTCGTTGTGGACAGTGAAGCTGTAGGTTCCATTATTGATGCCAAGCAAGACAGTGGCTCGACAATTGATGATTTTAATCCCGCCTCCGGATCTGGTGCAGAAGACGATTGGGTAACTGTATTTACTAGCGCTCAAAAGCCAGTTGGAGAGACAGAAAGTGAGGAAGAGGTTTTGATTGATGGAGACACATTACAGATTGAAGATTATGAATTCTCCACAATTACAACAGTGGTTGAGGAGGACCAGATCTTGACTGAGGAAACCCCTGAACTGATTACTGTTAAGGCTGGAGAAGATGGAAATCTACAGGTTAGTAGCGAAGTGCCCAAAGTGGCTGAGGCAGAATCTACCCTAAAACCAGAGGAAGACATTATATTACCTGCAGAAGAAGAGTGGATGGAGGAAGACCACGAAGAAGAAACTGTTTTAACAGAAACGCGAATAGAAACTGAAGTTGCTGTGATCATAAAGGAAAAACCAGAGGAGGTTGAAGAAAAGGAACAGGAAGAATCTGTTGACAGTACCACAGTGGTACAGGAGGATGATTTTGTACTAACAGATGTTTCAACAATACAGTTTTCAGAGGAAGTTCTAACAGAGGACGAGATCCTTCTGGTCAGCATTGAACCAGCAAGCCCAGTCTACCCAACACCTCTTTCACCTGAGAAAGAACCACCCTTCTCCCTAATCACCACTCTTACCCCAGCCGAGGTGGAGTTGGTGCATACCTTGAATTCAGACATCATGACTACATCTCTAGATGTCACTCATTACAAAGAGGAAGAGGGTAGTGGCATCTCTGGTGTCATCCAGGGTGATGACATTTCCAGAATAGCCTTGCCAACTAACCCTGGGCGGTCTTTGATAGTGTTTTTCAGTCTTCGTGTAACCAACATGATATTCTCAGAGGATTTGTTCAATAAGAGCTCTGCAGAGTACAAAGCCTTGGAACAACAGTTCCTTGAACTG CTGGTGCCATATCTGCAGTCAAACCTCAGTCACTTTGAGAACCTGGAGATCTTGAACTTCAGGAATGGAAGTATTGTGGTGAACAGTCGAATGAAGTTTGGGAAGCCTGTTCCTCGTGGTGTCAATACTGTTGTTTACCTCATTCTAGAGGATTTCTGCAACACTGCTTACCAGACCATGAACCTTGCAATTGACAAATATTCATTGGATGTTGAATCAG gGGAACAGGCAGATCCGTGCAAGTTTCAAGCATGTAATGAGTTTGCTGAATGTACAGTGAACCAATGGTCAGGTGaagctgaatgtgtgtgtaatgcTGGTTACTTCAGCGTGGACGGACTACCCTGCCAAAGCATCTGTGACCTTCAAAATGACTTCTGCTTGAATGATGGGAAATGTGATGTCATTCCAGGGCAAGGAGCCATCTGCag ATGTCGTGTTGGGGAAAACTGGTGGTACAGAGGAGAACATTGTGAAGAATATGTTTCCGAACCACTCGTAGTTGGCATCGCCATAGCATCTGTTGCTGGGTTCCTTCTGGTGGCATCAGGCGTAATCTTCTTCCTAGCAAGAACTCTGAGAGACCAATATGACAAGGATGAAATGGAGGACCCAGTACG GAGGGAGGACACTCCACCATTTCTAGACATGGCCACTAAGTATAACCCCATGTTCGAGAGTGATTTAACTACAGGCTACAGCCATTACTACCAGAGGTATCCCGAGCCCCCAGTCCACAGTAGCGCCAGTGCCGAGGCATCCACAGAGTTCAGCAGCGAAGAGATACGccatatatatgaaaatagtGAGCTCACTAAGGAG GATATTCAAGATCGCATCCGGATCCTTGAACTCTACACAAGAGATCGTCAGTTTGCAGATTTTTTGAAGCAGCATcaaat aGCAATGGATAATCAAAGAGAAAGTTCCTCCAGCAGTCAATAG